The genomic stretch gtaatagttttaagtgacaatgtgatatggtgataaaaacaactggctaagtttgttgtgggcttcttcatagaccagggcgcgtttggatccctcgtagctttaatattaagttgacgaatttagtcatcgccatcatttcacttctatgttttattttacaagtaatgtacgcatcaaaagtgccatatatgtgcctatttgtataaagaaatatttgactttgactttgaaataaatattttgctttcatAGTCACGTAAAACACTCTTATATCTTTCTAAATTGTGATCAGTAAAGTTACAATGACCACATGGCGTAtcgttaaaattaaatctttaatgACACAATGAATTACCAGCGTTATCACCGCTAAGGAAAATATACTAACGTTACGTCCCCATAATGGGACTtattacagcttttttatttattaactttgatACTGACCGTAAAAGTATcacattaagtatattatttggcACCCTAAAAAGCATTATGGAGGTTCGTAACTAAATGGGTTGTTATTAAAGAGTAAAATTTACCCAATTTGAATTTAGTATAATGTATACAGTTTTGAAGTGTAATACACAGATTTCAGAACATATAGAATCCTCATACATTGCgtctaaaaacagtgaaaatgtcTCACTTTACATCTgcggaattttgctagctcacaagctttacccattttatagtaaaggtttagaacattagatgtaaaattattactgccaactgctaaatggaatgacgtgactaaccgcctagcctgttcgagaaacactacaaaagtgatgttttaatgttttaatattagttgtgtacacggttcACGGTCtatatgttcctaattctgtggttGAATTTTACGCTATATCAAGGTTTGTTtacaaataatgtttttaaggttCATTTCAGGTAATTAACTCCAGTCATaagtagttatttaatttaattaattgtcaaTTTATCGCTTCActtgcaatcttacctgatggtcAGTGAGGCCATACTGCGGTGTCTTACTTACTAAATTTTCGTCTTACATGCGACCACTCACAAACATCTTGcattgaacaaacaaacagacggtCTTGTCATTGGCAGCATGGGCACAAATTATATCACCACCTTGTCGCAATTCGGACGCTGCATTGGCCTTGATTTTAAGGGGTGTCTTCACGACTTCGTATTTGAACGCTTGATAGTGTTTATGcacgtagcatatttattttttatttatttataaaactttattgcataatatatgaaatacacACAAGAACACTTAGATTAAGATAATTATGTgcaaaagacggccttatcactaaaagtgatctcttccaggctacatTAACTAATGacataaggcaatgagagacgggaaatcgcaattgtaatcatataattacatagatttacacacaaaaacacaaaaaaatacaaaaacagtgcaataaaataataaatgtaataatatatataaatatatatacataaatacacatacatacacatatagtaTTAACATATCTACTAGCATAATTCTCACACCAGGCTATTTCTAAGCCAATTGAGATATTCTTTATTCTCAAGGTACTAAGCCAGGAACGGTCATAAAATGGgtcatataaaaatgtaataccGTAAGACATTAAAGCACTAAATTATTATCATGATAAATGAGGCCATGAGAGCCAGAGTGGCCTAACTACTTAAACAATAGTTTTCAGTAGTAAGGAAAAAAGAGAAGCCCATATTTCAAATAATTGTaactttagaaaatatttatattttattgttttttattgcctAAGTCTCTTCATATgttatattctttgttttttaggaCCTATGTCAATCCTAGgtaccattattattattattttttatagataggCCACTCTGGCATTTGGGgtttaagattaatttaaaaaaataagcagttagtccaaagtatttattataataaaagtatcctTACATTAATAAACCTTCCTTATAAGCATCAATCACTATCTATTACTTCATCTTCCACATGCAAATCATTACCTACCGAAGCactatccttaatattattataaaaatcatgaAGTACCGGGGGAATGTATTGAAGAAGTTCcaccaaatccttttttttCTCCACACTTATTTGTCTACCCAATGGATACAAAAGATCAAGCTGTAAATTAGCTATGGCAatagaatttctttttttcaagtCCACACTTTCAAACAGGACCTCttcattatttgaatatttaaaaaatattgtgaatgGGTAGTTCTTGTGGTACAGGAGCCACTGAATATTTAGCCACTTTACTTTTGATTTCTCTGCAGTGACTTTTCGATTGGTTATATTATTCTCCAATTTTTTGGTTGAATAGAAATCTTCTTTggccatttttataatttgaaagggttttttctttcttgcaGTCTTTATTACTTCAATCCAATCATCAGGTACGAAAAtattctgaaaatattttttctttttttctattaagcCAAAGTCCTGATCACACGCCAAATAAGAATGACCGCTTACAAAAAATTTATGGTCAATATTTTCCACAACATAGTCTGGATGACTAATAATATATTGACAAAGAGTGGCCATTTTTATATTGCGATTTTGGCCACCACATTGgtcagaatataaaattaaccttttggtcttaacattttctttaatgtATCGCAATAAACAAGAGCCTATCTCCTGTGGTCCTCTAGAGGCTACAGTCTCATCCCATACACACATTGTTGCGTTGTCATTTGCAGCATCATGTATACCTAGTACATACGTCCACAGCTGCCTTTTATAATAACACACTCCCGTTGACACTACTGGAGTAGGCAATGTTTTCATTAGGTCGAATACAATGACAGTGACATCTAAGTCTTCTTTAGCAAGGTTTTTATCTTTCTTGTAATTATCTTTCGCACTGTCAGCTTTTGAGaggtgtaactttttttgtaacTCAAGCTGGTACTTTTCTTCTAGTGAATGAGCTGCATCTATCTTAATCTTCAAATTGTCACATTTCTTGCATGAATCGGATACAGGTGCATGgaatgataaattaaattgttcattaaatattttccgGAACATAAAATCGGATACCTTTTCTGACTCAGAAATATTATCACAGTACATGGAATACATTTTTGGTAAACTTAGATCTGGAGCTAAGAACCTTCTGTTCATACTCTTGTGTAGTGTGTAGTGTGATTCATACTTAggaaatttatcaataaatgtttttactttttgaaCTTTTTCTTCAGATGTCTTATTGACAGGAACATGCTTTCCTCTTCTATCAATAGGTGGTGTAGGAATggacaattttgtttttaaaactctgGATATTCTTCCATCAGATACtgcaaaaacttttttaaagaattctttACATACCGTAGTATACAAACCATCGGAATTTGGAATAGTATATACTCGGGTATTGGAGCGTCTAGACTCAGTTTGTCGGCGATCAGTGAGAAAAGAGCATCTTTTTTTAGGTAACACTTTTACCAATGAAAATAAGTAAGATGACTGCAAAGTAAAACTTTCCATGGCATAAAACCTATCGAAGAGTGCTTTTTGCTGTGCAGCACCAACTTTATCGTGGCATTTTAGTCCACATCTACATGGTATatctgtgtttatatttttcgaAGGTACAGTTTTGCCTTTTGCATTCACATATTCCTCACCTCTCGCGCGTTTTGCCTTGCGTATATTCTTTTTCCACTTATGTGGCTGTCGAACTCGCTTTCTTGGCTTCCGTTGCTCTTGGTCGTTTTGAGGGTCTTGGTTGTTTTGAGAGTGGTTATCTTCTAAAATATCAATTAGATCCAAGGGAGTTGGCGATGGCGATCTGGATGGTAAATACTCAGAGCCTGAATCTTGATATGGGTCTTCCTCATCCACTCCGAAGATATCTGAAAGTAAAGTAATTTGCTTACGAAATAGTAGACTGACAAAATTAGTTACAACACTCAATTGACTGACAATTTTTCTTATCAAAATCATGTTTTGCTTACCTTGCATTGTGTTTTCTATGTTACTAGAGGTTCCAGCTTCCATGTTATCCATTTTAAGCCATTAATTGCAAGAAAAACCTTCGTTCAACATTAAAAACAATCACGCGGCAAACTATGACAGTTTGGCCTAACGTCAAAGAAATGTCAATTTAATTAGTATTGCCATAGTGCAAAAATGGCCTAACTCATTTAGGCCACTATAGCGCTaccaaacttttaaaatttctgataGGCTGTGGTAGTAATACTAATTCCATCTATGAAAACAATATTGAACTAATTTTAGGCCACTGTGGCGCTATGACTTTTGCCGTTTAGAGcagttttttgaattaaaatcagTATTGAAAAAATGACAGTTAGGCCACTCTGGCTCTCATGGCCTCAAATATAAAAACGAGGGATTcagattattaaaaattcattttgtaGCCGTAGTCACGTGGTTATCCCGCGAGTTTGTAGCTAGTGAATCTATTTGTACGAAATGTTGATATAGTGAGCGGGGTTGCAAACTTTTGATCCCCTGACATAAATCTCCATCAGAAAATAGGGTGGGACGTAACCGGCTTAAGCTTAGCTGTTACTAGCACCGTACCTTGCTTATAAACGCCACTAGATGATACACTCGACTTTGTTTGTATAAAACAGTTTGTTTAGCTGTTTGTCTAGATGAATATGCCTAATAAACAAGttgattttaaacttattttataaacgcATAACAATTGAGCTAAGTTGTAAACCCTttgaattgatattttttattagtaactaGCTCCAAATTCAGTACAGTTGATTAGTTATTATTAGTTTTGAGGTTATATATATCAGCATTGAAAACTGcataggtacttttttttttatttttccatatttcACCCTCCGGAAATAAGTATCTCTATGATAAAGAATCCTACGACTTCAGGATCTAGTATATTTgagtgccaaattttattaaaattcgttCAATTGTGTGAGTATATTTTCGTATACaactgagtaacaaacatccaaattCTTTCAGAATATCTGGGTCTCTAAGCCTCAGTGGCACCaggttttatttccaaaaactGATTGACCAAAATACTAAGCAAAAGGGGTGTGGGTTTGAGAAGAACATCCGGGCCGAAGAACCAGCGACAATGGTTTAATCAAAGCACCCAttcattaaagtaattaaaatatcacttgcttcaacggtgaaggaaaacatcgtcaggaaacctgcatgcctgagagttctacataatgttctcaatggtgtatggagtacaccaatctgcactgggccaacatggtggactacggccttaaccccatctcgttgtgggaggggacccgtgctctgtaatgggccgttaatgggttgatgtgaagaTGACCCGTTCATTTTTCAGAGCTGTCCAAGGTTCAGGTTGCCAGATTGCGCCGCCTAACAGAGTCacttaaagaagaagaagagtttcttgcacatatttaaatacaatactgtgatttaaactaagattttcgtggtttatCAACTTTTCTTAAATATGGTTCAATGGGTACATACCACTTTCGCGTTTTTTGCGTATTGAAAGTGGGAAGTCGAATTCTGctcgtgacatccaacttgacttCTCGTATCTCCGCAGTcctgtcgtgaccacgatccatgcaactgggtcgaaatgtcgacaaatctcaaaatattatttttgtatgcagccgttgaactattttaagaaattatgataTGAGTTTGTTACGAGCTCACGCAATACAATCTATGAGAATATAATAAGATCGGTTGTTtactataaaaagtaatatttttaataatatattatttgtattatgcTATGAATGTCCGTTATACCTCACTGGATGAGCTGCGAGAGATCTCAGTCATCTGCTGAGAATCTATAATATTACTTCATATTAATCGAGACATAAGTAGTTACTCTAAAATAGAAGTTTTGAGAGAATTATCGGCGAATCGGCTGGTTTCAAATAGCGGCAGGATAAAAGTAGgattataatagatttaactCTAATACTGTCCCCTATTTATATACCAGTACTAatgttttgtaataataatggaactggctatttattttcgaaattCTGACGCAAATATTGTTTCATATTTCGTCCCCTATATCGGGTAAACAGATTTGTATCATCGCTAGTAATCTTATTCCTTTAGTCAGCTAATCTGAGCTAAgtattttgtattgtatttactGTGGGagaaaaataacagttttactttatagtaatattattttaccgaGGGAGAGCTTTATCCACGTACATTTTCATAGTTGTAAAGAATAATATTGCTTGGAAATTCTGACTTCGGTTGATTCAATGACAACATTCTGGTTTCCTGAATATGTTATAAAAGTTAGCTTGTCTCCCtcaattcgacggccgattggcgcagtttgcagcgaccctgctttctgagcccaaggccgtgggttcgattcccactactggaaaatggttgtgttatgagcatgaatgtgtttcagtgtctgagtgtttatgtatataattcataaaaatattcatcaggcatcttagtacctataacacaagctatgcttactttggggctagatggcgatgtgtgtattgtcgtagaatataaaaaaaatgttggcaCTATTCTTGTATGTACCTAGCATATACGTAAgtatatagtaaaaaatatttttctttataataaaaacctaCATATTAGCGCCCGCGTTCTTCTTTCGCGTTTATAACGTTAATTCCTTAGGAACTTGTTGTTTTCctgaataaattgaaacttACATTACCCTCCGTCGTTTCAACTAACATTATGCCAAAATTCAATTTGATTGGTCGCTTACTTAGggcatgaaggaaggacaaacaaacaagcgcACTTTGGCATTATtagtattacatttattatattaagtaaggaTTATAGAAAACTTATATtcaaaagaaaacaatattataatacatacaaatttaGTGAtcactataattttaaaattactttactaAGTTAATACGTAAGCAGCACGAATCAAGAAAAACAGTTCGCGAAATAAATTGTATCCACAGGGATGCATATCACAAATAACCAAATTACTACACAAAATgaagatttattataatgtcTCAATAAGAGCTTGTCCATGTACGAATCGTATATTTTCGATAATGCCCGTATCCATAACCGACAATTTACGTTAATCATGTCATATTAccgcttttatatttttatgactctaccaaatgtttgtgtgatgcattTGTTTAATATGGTGTGAGGAAACCTCGAGTGGGTTAGTCGAATATGTAAAACgaattatgtgtattttttaattatttatcgtttttgaaaattatatttatatagggaAATTAATGGATTTACATCGGTTGTTAAGTTGATCCTTGACCTGAGCAAAGCTGAATTGGTGGTAATAcaaattgaattaagaacatgctTTTTTACTACGgcgaacattttaaaattttactagttTTAACTTTACATTAACTAAAAAGCGTTTTGTGTTAAGTTAATATCTTCTTATCTGTCTTATAAAgtcaacaatatttttgttactttactaactttattttacgtgagaaaatctctttttatttattttctcagttattttttaaatatagacttTAATAACGGTTTTATTTTGatagccaaaaaaaaaattatcattaatcaGGATTATAAATTACCATCATCATAAGAATTATAAACCCTATACGGGcttactacagagcacgggtcactAATAATGAGAAAAGTTTAGACCGTAGCttccgctggccaagtgcggattggtagacttcacacgcctatggtgaactctcaggcatgcaggttttcttataatgtttccttcaccgttaaagcacgtgatattttaattactttaataaaaacgcacataacttcgaaaataaTTGGACCTATTTCCTAAATTCAGGTATATACTAAAGATTACAGTGGTTGTGATATGTCTATCAATGTGATACACACTAATCTTTTGCACTCTCGGATTCCCAGCGGCTTATTACTGGTTAATGGTATCATTTGCCACTCTTCAATTCTCTATAGGTTTGCGGGTTCTACGCGTGATGTTTTTGTTAAGGTTCCCTCGAGCAAAATTCTAAACCGCGAATGGAATGGCGTCACCaataataagaaattatttatgaCGATATTTTTTTGCCTACACAATACACACTTTGTTTACGATTTTGTGCCCTGTGTATTGTACACATTTGCTAGACTACATTTCACTCTTATATCTTCATACATTTACGTAATTTCATAATTATTCTTAATTTCAAgtaagtaaacttaaaaatacaataataattaaataaaaactccgTTATTAAGTACATTTCACTTACgacacattatttatttttctaaagggactgaagatatatatatatatataaactctttatttgtataccacaacattaacatatttaaaatataacaaaaacagaaacatcgaaagaagtagtaatacaaaaggcggccttatcgcttaatagcgatctctgccaggcaaccttagaattaggaaaaaaaaaagaagaggagaatagactgctggtggtacaaatattaaaatacatacatgcaaataactacatgctaatacataaactagtgtgcacaaatagataaaaagtaaataatataataaataaataaatacaaaaataaactaatatatataataacaacacttacataattaaatactttaacatacaataaatgagtaagtatatacatactattaaaagtcgttaacaatataatgggccttaactgctcttttaaatatcgccagtgatttggatcgtcgtatgctcaatggaagcgcattccacaattccacagctacTATAGTGCTTAAGTGTTTTCGCAATCAATTTTGTCTggtggctttggctgtggctagttaccaccttaccgacaaagacgtaccgctaagcgttttagtgttTCGGTGTGATGACATGtagcaaccgattaggggtatcactaccatactccctaacaggttagcccgctagcatcttagacgACCGTATCATCAATTactactaggtgagattgcagtcaagggcttacttgtagtgaaataaaaataaaacattattccCTCATTCTTATGGTCAGTTGGAACAGCTAATACAACTGAACttgaagttgctagtacttttgaaaacttttttcagaatgttcctattttgttaacagattcactaaattcctcacctactgcagctcagaatttattaagaggcaacattaatgagtgcaaagttttatttcatttcaaacatatagatgcatcggatatcagtaaaaacttcaagttgttaaaattaaagaaaacaggtgatatatggggaatgtcggtaaaggtaatatctcaaattattgacgtcattgctcctcttttagccataattttcaatgaatgtgttgatttaggtactttcccgaacctaatgaaacatagtaaactcattcctctatttaaatctggtaataaaaatgatataaacaattacagacctatctcaatcttaccagctcttagtaagatatttgaaaaaattatattaaatcaactcctatatcattttaatgtaaataacttactacaccctgagcagtatggcttcactaaaggtcgtagcacaacggacgcaggcgctaaacttataaaacatgtttatgatgcctgggaatgttcacagaacgccatgggtgttttttgtgatctatctaaagctttcgattgtgttgatcataaaaccttgcttcttaagctaagccactatggtatccaaaacgttgcactaaatttggttgcctcttatctcagcaatagaacccaaagagtttgcataaatgatgcaaagtctcagggttcaaatacctcaatgggtgtcccacaaggctcgattttgggtccttttctatttttagtgtatataaatgatctaccgtaccatgtcagtggaacatgcgacattgtattgtttgcagatgatacatctcaaatttttaagactgataggagtaaagataactctgacgaagtaaaccgtgttatgtcgcatgtgtcgcactggtttacagttaacaacttacttttaaatgcaaaaaaaacaaagtgtgtcgaatttatcttaccaaatgtaaagaaaattgataaaaatataatgataaatggtgaatcactaagaatagagacttccacagtttttctgggcgtgaccttggataataagctacagtggggtgcccatatagattcactagcgggtaaactaagctcggctgcctgcgcagtcagaaaaattagacagattactgacgttgaaatagctaggctagtttattttgcgtactttcatagtgttatgtcctatggaatcttgttatggggtaaagcagctgatatcgaaactatatttatattgcagaaaagagctgtacggtcaatatataaacttaaataacgcgaatccctccgtgagaagtttaaagaaataggcatacttactgtagcttcacaatatatttataacaatatagtatttgtaagacaacatattagtctttataaacaaaaagtggacataaacagtcgacttacaagaaatggtcataaattagtgtcatctgcatatcgtctgcgtaaggtacagggatcatttgtgggattgagtatacgcttttataatatgattcctaaggtgattttggacctgccaatgcacaagtttaaagaatttgttaaaacacatttattacagcgaggttactatacaattgatgaattttttaatgacaaggttgcttggaagcatccggctccgctttcagctctcacaagatagaaaaatgaatgttaaaatgcaaaatgtaaattgttgatgttggaaaagagcaactgctgagtttcttgccggcttcttctcggtagaatctgccttccgaaccggtggtagaatcactacaaacagacagacttgacgtttcaaaagtgcttatattaggcctacttgaaataaatgaattttgaatttgaatttgaatttgaactggAAAAGATCAGGCTCCGGACAAGCTTTACGTTCTTTTCCAAGTTGCGGGGGTGAATTAccaccaatttccaaactccaggCTGGTAAAAAATTGTTGATAAAAAAACCAATACTATTTATAGGAACAACCCGGGGATCGAATCCAAGATATTTTGACCTGCAGTCGAGTAAGATCACTCGagcaacgaggcagttaaaataaatgaagacATATCTTTAAAGCAAatcgttaataaaaatactttctgCTGATACTATTATATCTAAATatctttacaaactttcatttaaattattagtgtgATTAAAATACCcctaacaaaataaatcctcTACAGAAACCTCTACTCTCGCATCGCAATTGATCATTGCTTTTTCCTTTGACGTTTATACATGCGACCCAAATGTCAGAAACCAATACGACAGGTCGGGTAGAGCAACGTAAAATGGTTTCAATGTTTCACTCGAGTGGGGTGATTTTTTTCTCTCTTTGACCACAATGCATTAGTAATCGATGTACACTGTACGTACATGTAGTGAAACAGATTCCTAAAACACGAATTCGGATTCCTATTGGTCGATGTTTTAAGATGAAAaagttcgaaattcaaattgtaATCAATTTGGTCAGAGTAAGAATATTTATCATCGTACATCGTACTTAAAtcgtttttaagtaaatttgtGCACTCGTATTTCGCAAAATCTGTTCGCAAATTTGCAAATACGAGTAGTCAATTAAAATGTTACGGTTACAGTTTCTCCTTAAAAACGATTAGcgggttttttttcaaattcaatctATGATTACAATATTGgttaattgttattattctcATAACGGAAAGAGGCGATTGGCTAGTGGTTAAGATGTCAGCCTTACTTTCCATGTGGACAGATCAATTCCCTGCATTCAGCTCTAAGTTTTCGGATtaatgtgcgttataagcaattaaataacttGCTATAACTGTGACGAAAAAGATAATCAGGAAACCTTTtaacctgagagttttccataatattcttaaaggcgtgtgaaggcaACCAATCCGCCGCGCCAGCGCTGTAGACTACggtttaacccttctcattctaagaggcgACCCGTTCCTCTAGTGGGCTGGCAATCGtattgtgatgatgatggtgatacatcattgtaatgtataaaaacaaataggtatcaGGTATCATTAATTAGTGTAAGTAAGATATCAAGAATAGGTGGTGGTATATAGGCTCGAGTTTGACACCAATCCTGTCTAATGGCAATCAATAATGTTTAGTTGAGAGCACACTTGCATCGACAATCTATTAATTCTTGCCTTGAGGTAACTGAGAGTGAAAAGGAACCTCTTCCAGAATCCTGATTTCCTATTACATTCTAACCGTAATAGactctttatattttttctgacGTAACAATTTACGTACGAAGGTATGTCAacatttacgtcacaaaatgcatttcgtgTTCACTcaagaataaattttaattttacataatctGATGAaagtatacatacaaataaggGTCAATTTCCATTGATGAATGTATTTTACACATGTCAACCAACTCTGGCATATAAATTAGGGGTTGGTGGATTGTAATTATGCCTACAACAAAAGAGACACTGAACCGCATGACTCTACGGTTCGCATTGAATATGTGAGCACCATGTCAAAGATAaagtaaagttaatttttccGATTTTTCAACAATAGTTTCTAGTTTATGCTTTACCTATTTTTAGATATGATAACCCCTTTGTATAGACTGACGcgtacaatttttttgtaatatacaaCAAGTTAGGGGTTGCTTGCAGTCTCATTTGGTGGTAAGTAAAGAAGGAGTTTTAGATAGCGGCCTAAGCTTTTAGAGACATGgacgatttataaaataaataaataaataaatat from Pararge aegeria chromosome 15, ilParAegt1.1, whole genome shotgun sequence encodes the following:
- the LOC120629859 gene encoding uncharacterized protein LOC120629859 produces the protein MDNMEAGTSSNIENTMQDIFGVDEEDPYQDSGSEYLPSRSPSPTPLDLIDILEDNHSQNNQDPQNDQEQRKPRKRVRQPHKWKKNIRKAKRARGEEYVNAKGKTVPSKNINTDIPCRCGLKCHDKVGAAQQKALFDRFYAMESFTLQSSYLFSLVKVLPKKRCSFLTDRRQTESRRSNTRVYTIPNSDGLYTTVCKEFFKKVFAVSDGRISRVLKTKLSIPTPPIDRRGKHVPVNKTSEEKVQKVKTFIDKFPKYESHYTLHKSMNRRFLAPDLSLPKMYSMYCDNISESEKVSDFMFRKIFNEQFNLSFHAPVSDSCKKCDNLKIKIDAAHSLEEKYQLELQKKLHLSKADSAKDNYKKDKNLAKEDLDVTVIVFDLMKTLPTPVVSTGVCYYKRQLWTYVLGIHDAANDNATMCVWDETVASRGPQEIGSCLLRYIKENVKTKRLILYSDQCGGQNRNIKMATLCQYIISHPDYVVENIDHKFFVSGHSYLACDQDFGLIEKKKKYFQNIFVPDDWIEVIKTARKKKPFQIIKMAKEDFYSTKKLENNITNRKVTAEKSKVKWLNIQWLLYHKNYPFTIFFKYSNNEEVLFESVDLKKRNSIAIANLQLDLLYPLGRQISVEKKKDLVELLQYIPPVLHDFYNNIKDSASVGNDLHVEDEVIDSD